One Tetrapisispora phaffii CBS 4417 chromosome 3, complete genome DNA segment encodes these proteins:
- the HSP10 gene encoding Hsp10p (similar to Saccharomyces cerevisiae HSP10 (YOR020C); ancestral locus Anc_5.607), producing MSSIIRSAKSIVPLMDRVLVQRVKAEAKTASGLYLPEKNVEKLNQATVLAVGPGFTDATGNKIIPQVKVGDQVLIPQFGGSTIKLRNDDEVILFRDSEILAKLKDEA from the coding sequence ATGTCAAGCATCATCAGATCTGCCAAATCTATTGTTCCATTAATGGACCGTGTTCTAGTTCAAAGAGTTAAAGCTGAAGCTAAGACTGCTTCTGGTTTGTACTTACCTGAGAAGAACGTTGAAAAGTTAAACCAAGCTACTGTCTTGGCTGTGGGTCCAGGTTTCACTGACGCTACAGgcaataaaattattccACAAGTTAAAGTAGGTGATCAAGTCTTGATTCCACAATTCGGTGGGTCTACAATCAAGTTAAGAAATGACGATGAAGTTATCTTGTTTAGAGATAGCGAAATCTTAGCTAAATTAAAGGATGAGGCTTAG
- the PRP3 gene encoding U4/U6-U5 snRNP complex subunit PRP3 (similar to Saccharomyces cerevisiae PRP3 (YDR473C); ancestral locus Anc_5.608), which translates to MRDQKSDETYKGSVVENQQTQKKGLKTEINPILFSSNLNLIRRQHKQENPYLNFHDAKGEANYKKVNDRLHRGLVFHKKGEITAEYEKQRLLNKKKKRKRIYGEKTQEKLEKEKLNKIKEGLIPNHVIGEDKYFTAVEDIPDVEWWDRPYLDENNNILEKYDKQFTVDDVSESESEVEDDERNSEIVSHPSIRYVQHPVPIKLGDRNRLVSKIYLTKTERKKLRRNRKKLEREEKETKIKLGILPKPEPKVKVSNMMNVYENNQNITDPTQWENTVREQVEERKRKHEETNKIRHEEAVKRKRENLGIPNVKVPPRNNICKIFKFKKLVNPSIRYKLKVNSKQLGLRGACARVKDDGPGIIIIYGDEKSCKFYEKLITSRLKWNESFIDKTTNSEIDMSDNSVEKVWEGYINESKFPNWFMKVYQREEDIKDALERFNAGQLFQYVIE; encoded by the coding sequence ATGAGGGATCAGAAGAGTGACGAGACTTATAAAGGGAGCGTCGTTGAGAACCAACAGACACAGAAGAAAGGTTTAAAAACCGAAATCAACCCTATACttttttcatcaaatttaaatttaattagaAGACAACATAAGCAAGAGAATCCTTACCTTAACTTCCATGATGCTAAAGGTGAAGCTAATTACAAAAAAGTTAACGATAGACTTCACAGAGGTTTAGTGTTTCACAAAAAGGGTGAAATAACGGCAGAATATGAGAAACAGAGGctattgaataaaaaaaagaagaggaagagAATTTATGGAGAGAAGACACAGGAAAAGTTGGAGAAagagaaattaaataaaatcaaagaagGATTAATACCAAACCACGTTATCGGAGaagataaatattttactgCAGTAGAAGATATACCAGACGTTGAGTGGTGGGACCGCCCTTACTTAGAtgagaataataatattttagagAAATATGATAAGCAGTTTACCGTAGATGATGTATCTGAGTCTGAATCTGAAgttgaagatgatgaacGAAATTCTGAAATTGTAAGCCATCCATCGATACGGTATGTCCAACACCCAGTACCAATCAAATTAGGAGATAGAAATAGGCTTGTAAGTAAGATATATCTGACTAAaacagaaagaaaaaaactCAGAAGAAATAGGAAAAAACTTGAAAGggaagaaaaagaaactaaaataaaactgGGCATTTTACCTAAACCTGAACCAAAAGTTAAGGTAAGTAACATGATGAATGtatatgaaaataatcaaaatattactGATCCAACTCAATGGGAAAACACGGTACGAGAACAAGTCgaagaaagaaagagaaaacaTGAAGAAACAAACAAAATCCGTCACGAGGAAGCCGTTAAGAGAAAGAGAGAAAACCTTGGCATACCTAACGTCAAAGTTCCACCCAGAAACAACATTtgcaaaatattcaaatttaaaaagcTAGTGAACCCATCCATCAGATATAAACTGAAGGTTAATAGCAAACAACTAGGATTACGCGGTGCTTGTGCAAGAGTAAAAGATGATGGACCAGGTATTATAATAATCTATGGTGATGAAAAATCTTGTAAATTTTACGAAAAGTTAATAACAAGTCGATTGAAATGGAATGAATCGTTTATTGACAAAACAACCAATTCTGAAATTGACATGAGTGATAATTCAGTGGAGAAAGTATGGGAAGgatatattaatgaatcaaAGTTTCCTAATTGGTTTATGAAAGTTTATCAGAGAGAAGAAGACATTAAAGATGCCCTGGAGAGATTTAATGCTGGCCAGTTGTTCCAATACGTCATTGAGTAA
- the SFM1 gene encoding protein-arginine N-methyltransferase SFM1 (similar to Saccharomyces cerevisiae YOR021C; ancestral locus Anc_5.605), with protein sequence MKYIIEHMEEGFSEWVVLEYSQILKDVGSENLILSSLPKNTTEKDIPERLLKLGLQWTTGDLKEITKKYPNLQQLENGRVCLLDPRASTDLQPEDVEKFDYFVFGGILGDHPPRDRTTELAIAYPNLLIGRRLGDKQMTTDTAVRTTQIIVKDKKKFEDIEFIDYPEFRFSKNEATEMPFRYVLDAQKKPILPEGMLELIKHDAEQSIDDLFM encoded by the coding sequence atgaaatatattattgaacaTATGGAAGAAGGCTTCAGTGAATGGGTCGTTCTTGAGTACTCGCAGATTTTGAAGGATGTTGGATCTGAGAATCTAATTCTTTCATCGTTGCCAAAGAATACAACAGAAAAGGATATCCCAGAAAGATTACTGAAATTAGGATTACAATGGACAACCGGtgatttgaaagaaatCACTAAAAAGTATCCCAACTTACAACAATTAGAGAATGGAAGAGTATGTTTATTAGACCCAAGAGCCAGCACAGACTTACAGCCAGAAGATGTGGAGAAATTCGATTATTTTGTGTTTGGTGGTATTCTGGGTGATCATCCACCAAGAGATCGTACTACAGAGTTAGCCATTGCTTATCCAAATCTGTTAATAGGAAGAAGACTAGGTGACAAGCAAATGACTACTGACACAGCAGTGAGAACTACTCAAATCATtgttaaagataaaaaaaagtttGAAGATATTGAGTTCATCGACTATCCAGAATTCAGATTCAGCAAGAATGAAGCCACTGAAATGCCTTTCAGATATGTATTAGATGCGCAAAAGAAGCCTATCCTTCCAGAAGGTATGTTAGAATTGATTAAACACGATGCTGAACAAAGTATCgatgatttatttatgtAA
- the MCO10 gene encoding Mco10p (similar to Saccharomyces cerevisiae YOR020W-A; ancestral locus Anc_5.606): MGNAYVIFGRTVQSHVLAISTLVAVGGITAYCTTGRKQEPAKPAMVDTSNKDDINIEELLTDFLKEESTTDK; this comes from the coding sequence ATGGGAAATGCATATGTTATTTTTGGTAGAACTGTGCAATCTCATGTTTTGGCTATCTCAACATTAGTTGCTGTTGGGGGTATTACAGCTTACTGTACTACGGGTCGTAAACAAGAACCAGCTAAACCTGCAATGGTTGATACTTCAAATAAAGATGATATCAACATTGAGGAACTACTAACCgattttttgaaagaagaaTCAACCACTGATAAGTGA
- the TPHA0C00450 gene encoding uncharacterized protein (similar to Saccharomyces cerevisiae JIP4 (YDR475C) and YOR019W; ancestral locus Anc_5.609), whose product MGDSDAVKQMRDAYSQLKIYSDSLNDYSGSIDATQSVSSNDDGKRMQTGGTESQQESRIPTLSPSVSFNTVPSFTDNSHFQTEEPEFLGVQIPDAYTMDEYYDNESYQPESHLKQGQHDYTTHSSHNRSSSFPPGWISPKTRMAANNLSHHLKISENGKIVRTDYPSRPSVSTDSVIINREQNMFKKAWRTRKNRIGHRRCNKSIYFKKPDILFPEEQYTMAVMGNDYTPITKQQRKKDKILQKKVGFTNGPRTIICHISGRKYTWVALDWILKELSNNDHLVVIANLPKIKLPGRNHGDKFNKFVGDITSDAASSSSRASSDNTKKDLFSLFSSPLTNNATEWCYGYEKIDIENSIRNIFTYITSIISPSLSVKITVEINVDKTSSTLIDVFKSYNPDFIVAGTKKWKLTEDLVCWKSRYVSDQLATRYIVPVFLVPSLRMHEFERSIQNENSGPVKNNSELNLLVESAVKKKQDKSNTDDSITNRIEHEITSKTMEQQLKLLSMDNRNNMLENLKKCEINNHNDPLCKINIIFNASVSFAKSIAQIKVDCSVVSEFERWKKEITGGEVKPETTSKKSMLDVVNTTSKTKAPKLHHTHTHSGIVRTLSHQPRQPLTRQLSSSPTRSNLDDLPSISHVLTYSGNSPGHTHDSHRKIKKDTEGPVLRKVVSNTESPPKKKSGGFFSSLFKK is encoded by the coding sequence ATGGGTGACTCAGATGCGGTTAAGCAAATGAGAGATGCTTATAGTCAGCTCAAAATTTACTCCGATAGCTTGAATGATTACTCCGGTAGTATAGATGCCACTCAAAGTGTCAGTTCCAACGATGACGGTAAGCGAATGCAAACCGGAGGCACTGAGAGTCAACAAGAATCTAGAATACCAACTTTATCTCCTTCTGTGTCTTTTAATACTGTTCCATCGTTCACTGATAATTCTCATTTTCAAACTGAGGAACCTGAATTTTTAGGTGTACAGATTCCTGATGCTTATACGATGGATGAATATTACGATAACGAAAGTTATCAGCCAGAGTCGCATTTAAAACAGGGGCAACATGATTATACTACACATTCCTCGCATAATAGAAGTTCATCATTTCCTCCTGGATGGATTTCCCCGAAAACTAGAATGGCTGCAAATAATTTGTCACATCATTTGAAGATATCAGAAAATGGTAAAATTGTCAGAACTGATTATCCAAGCAGACCGAGTGTCAGTACAGATTCTGTAATTATCAATAGAGAACAGAATATGTTTAAAAAAGCTTGGCGGACACGTAAAAATAGAATTGGTCATAGGAGATGCAATAagtcaatatattttaaaaagcctgatatattatttcCTGAAGAACAATATACTATGGCTGTAATGGGCAATGACTACACTCCCATCACAAAACAACAGAggaaaaaagataaaatcCTTCAGAAGAAAGTTGGTTTTACAAATGGTCCAAGGACTATAATCTGTCATATCAGTGGTAGAAAATATACGTGGGTGGCCTTGGATTGGATTCTTAAAGAACTATCTAATAACGATCACCTAGTGGTCATCGCAAATTTACCGAAGATAAAATTGCCGGGACGTAACCATGGTGATaagtttaataaatttgttgGAGATATCACCTCAGATGCtgcttcttcatcatctaGAGCATCCTCAGACAATACTAAAAAAGatttgttttcattattcTCTTCACCTTTAACAAATAATGCGACAGAGTGGTGCTATGGTTACGAGAAAATTGACATTGAGAATTCaataagaaatatttttaccTATATAACATCAATAATCTCACCGTCCTTATCGGTGAAGATCACTGTTGAAATTAATGTTGATAAGACATCTTCCACTTTAATTGATGTATTCAAAAGTTATAATCCAGACTTCATTGTTGCAGGTACAAAGAAATGGAAATTAACCGAGGATTTAGTGTGTTGGAAGTCTAGATATGTATCTGATCAATTAGCAACAAGGTATATTGTTCCAGTGTTCCTTGTTCCTTCGCTAAGAATGCACGAATTCGAAAGAAGTatacaaaatgaaaattcgGGACCAGTAAAGAATAACTCTGAATTGAATTTACTAGTAGAATCAGCTGTTAAGAAAAAACAAGATAAATCCAACACAGATGATTCCATTACGAATAGAATTGAACACGAGATTACATCGAAGACAATGGAGcaacaattgaaattattatccATGGAcaatagaaataatatgttagaaaatttaaaaaaatgtgAAATCAACAATCATAATGACCCACTctgtaaaataaatatcatttttaatgctTCCGTTTCATTTGCGAAATCAATTGCACAAATCAAGGTGGATTGTTCTGTAGTCTCAGAATTTGAGCGTTGGAAGAAGGAAATAACAGGTGGTGAAGTAAAACCTGAAACTACTTCTAAAAAATCAATGTTAGATGTTGTCAATACTACCTCTAAAACCAAAGCACCTAAACTTCATCATACTCATACACACAGTGGCATAGTGAGAACCTTGTCTCATCAACCAAGACAACCGTTAACACGTCAATTATCAAGTTCGCCAACAAGAAGTAACCTTGATGATCTACCCTCGATTAGCCATGTTTTGACATACAGTGGAAATAGCCCTGGACATACACACGATTCACATcgaaaaataaagaaagataCTGAGGGCCCAGTTTTGAGAAAAGTCGTAAGTAATACCGAAAGTCCTCCTAAGAAGAAAAGTGGTGGATTTTTCTCATCtttatttaagaaatgA
- the TPHA0C00400 gene encoding uncharacterized protein (similar to Saccharomyces cerevisiae YDR262W; ancestral locus Anc_5.623) — protein sequence MYKMYEKPILTFAVFFLYLSLALGKEVVDLITYKDANGRLHKRFADENIRFTNDKQLQRYGPVWNRNMDENQNQRVAQAEKITPLDLNKVLSELFPFHEDKDFMNKYNNNLISDKYDTTPVQLNSTLASSKNINIFASYTRMDVALNNLLMDEDQDLIVISPINESMMRLSMKPWQFPKNIEAMEANKSSDQAIDKAIQDNIANFVRSHVVSYEDNKSTYGRYKNNAIVLRSLANQTSGSGDVLLQRESNGDYFVASVNDKVFTPVLKIVTSVNGVVLFVNDTLIKP from the coding sequence ATGTATAAAATGTACGAGAAACCTATTTTGACTTTTGctgttttttttctttatttgaGTCTTGCCTTAGGGAAAGAAGTAGTGGATTTAATAACGTACAAAGATGCAAATGGAAGACTACATAAACGGTTTGctgatgaaaatatacGTTTTACTAACGATAAGCAACTTCAAAGGTATGGTCCTGTATGGAATAGAAATATGGAtgaaaatcaaaatcagAGAGTAGCACAGGCGGAAAAAATTACGCCCTTAGATTTAAATAAGGTGTTATCTGAGCTTTTTCCATTCCATGAAGATAAGGATTttatgaataaatataacaacaATCTAATATCTGATAAATATGATACAACTCCGGTGCAGTTAAATTCCACTTTAGCAAGTtcgaaaaatataaatatatttgcCTCTTACACCAGAATGGATGTAGCTTTAAACAATTTACTAATGGATGAAGATCAGGACCTAATAGTAATTTCACCAATTAATGAGTCTATGATGAGGTTGTCTATGAAACCATGGCAATTTCCCAAAAATATAGAGGCCATGGAGGCAAATAAATCATCAGACCAGGCAATCGATAAAGCTATTCAAGATAATATCGCCAATTTTGTTAGATCTCATGTAGTCTCGTATGAGGATAACAAAAGTACATATGGCCGCTACAAGAACAACGCAATAGTGCTAAGAAGTTTGGCAAACCAAACTTCAGGTTCTGGCGACGTATTGTTACAAAGAGAAAGTAATGGTGACTACTTTGTCGCATCTGTCAATGACAAAGTGTTCACGCCAGTTCTCAAGATTGTCACTAGTGTGAATGGGGttgtattatttgttaatgACACTTTAATAAAACCTTAG